The Candidatus Edwardsbacteria bacterium RifOxyA12_full_54_48 region GTTCTTTCTGGCCCTGAGCGTGGAGTCGGGCATCATCCCCATCCGGGATGTGATCTTCGAGCACCGGATGTACCTGCCCCTGGCGGGCTATTGCCTCATTCTGGCCGGGGTCTTCTATCATTTCAAGGACAGGATCAAGCCGGGGATGTCTGTCATCATCTGGGCGGCCCTGATCATCGGCCTGGGGGCCTCGGCCTATGCCCGCAACCAGGTCTGGCGGGACGATCTGCTGTTGTGGCACGACACCGTCACCAAATCGCCCGACAAGGCCCGGCCGCACCTCAATCGGGGCAATGCCTTTATGAAGCTGGGCCGGTATGACCGGGCTTTGGCGGACTACCAGAGAGCGATCGAATCAGACTCCGCCTATGCCCAGGCCTACTATAACCGGGGTTTGATATATGCTGTCGGCCGGAAATATGATCCTGCCAGGCGTGATTTTGTAAAAGCCATCCGACTGAAACCGGAATATATATCAGCCCTCATCAATCTGGGCAATACCTACAACGACACCGGAGAATACCCCGCGGCGATAGAGTATTATAGCCAGGCCCTGAAAATAGACGCCAACGATGCCAACGCCTTGTGCAACCGCGGCCTGGCCTATTTTCGCATGGGAGATCGGACAAATGCCCTGAAGGATTACAACCGGTGCCTGGCAGCGGACAGCGATTTTATCAACGGCTATCTCAACCGGGGACTCCTGTTCCTGTCAGAGGATCACAATGCCCCGGCCCTAAGCGACCTGGACCGCTATATTTCCGTCAACCAGCATAACCCCCGGGTCTATTATTACCGCAGCCAGGCGCTTCTTAAATTGGGCGACACCGTTTCGGCCAGGGAGGATCTTAAGGTTTATAATTCATTATCAGGAAGCAAATAGGGGACGGATATGGAAACAGTGATACAGATCAAAGATCTTACCAAGGTGATCCAGCCGCACTTCTGGTCTAAGAAACAGATGATACTCCAGGGTCTGGACCTGGAGGTCCATTCCGGGGAGATCTTCGGATTTCTGGGGCCCAACGGGGCCGGCAAGACCACCACCATAAAATCGCTGATGGGTATCATCGGCCCCACCTCCGGGCAGATAAGGATCCTGGGGAGAGGCCCCCGGGATACAGCGGTCAAACAGCAGGTCGGCTATCTCCCGGAGACGCCGTATTTTTACGATCATCTTACCGGGCGGGAATTCCTGAACTTCTGCGGCCGTCTTTTTGCGATCCCCAAAAATGACCTCAGGGCAAAAACCAACCGACTGCTGGCCCTGGTCAAGATGGAGGAGGCGGCCGACCGCCAGCTGAGGAAGTACTCCAAAGGCATGCTGCAGCGGATCGGCCTGGCCCAGGCCCTGATCAACGACCCGAAACTGGTGGTGCTGGACGAACCGCTGACCGGCCTGGACCCGATGGGACGCAAGGAATTCAAGGACATCATTGCCGGGCTTAAGGAAAAAGGGACCACGGTGTTCTTCAGTTCCCATATCCTGCCCGATGCCGAGACCATCTGCGACCGGGTGGCCATCATCAATAAGGGGAAAGTGCTCAGGGTCGGCAGGCTGGACGAACTGCTGGATGCCAAGCTGAGATCGGTCGAACTGATCTGCCGCGGCCTGACGGCCGAAGGTCTGAATAAAATTAAAAAACCGGCAAGCACTTCAAATCAGAACGGCGATGAACATATTCTGACCTTTCCGGAGATGTCTCCCGCGAACAATGCGGTTCGGGAGGTCCTGGCTTCCGGGGGGCAGGTGGTCTCCCTGAACCCGCTCAAGGAAAGCCTGGAGGAATATTTTGCCAGGGAGGTAAGCAAAGATGCCTAAGATATTCGCCATCGCCAGGAATACCTTCACCGAGGGCATCCGGGCCAACACCCTTTATGTGATGATCGCCTACGGCCTGCTGATACTGCTGGGCCTGACCGCCCTGACCCCCCTGGCCCTGGGGGAGCAGGGGCGGATCCTCAAGGACCTGGGCCTGGCCGGCATAGAGGTGATGGGAATGATGGTGGCCATTATTGTCGGGACCACCCTGGTATACAAGGAGATCGAGAAACGCACCATCTATGTGCTGGTATCAAAACCCTTGTCCCGTTCCCAGTTCCTGGCCGGAAAATACCTGGGGATGGAGATGCTGTCCGCCGTGATGGTGGGCCTGATGACGGTCATTTTCTATGCCGGCCTGCTGATGATGCGGCAGGACAAACTGGCGGTATTCATGGTCCCGATATTTCTTATCTTCATCAAAATATCCATCATCAACGCCGTGGCCTTGTTCTTCTCCAGCCTGGCCTCGCCCATCCTGGGGGCGGTTTTCACCTTCTGCCTTTACCTGGCCGGGACCCTCAGCCGGGATATTTTGGAGCTGGCCCAGAGGCTGAGCATTCCCTCCGTCAGCCTGGCCGTGAAGGCGGTATATTACCTGCTGCCCAACCTGGGAAACCTGGATGTCAAGAACCGGATCATCTACGACCAGCAGATAATCTGGCCCCAGATATGGTGGGGGATAAGCTACAGCCTGGCCTACATACTTTCCGTCATGCTGATAACCGTAATGGCCTTTGAAAAAAAGGATTTCAAATGAGATCCCTGCCCAGGACATATCTTTCCCAGACCATATTATGGATGCTGCTGCTGGCATCGGGGCTTTTGGTATTCACCAGCCAGAACAGCCTTGACCGGATGAAGGCCGCCGATGGCCAGCAGGGGGAGCTGCTGTATTTCCCCTCGGCCCGCTTCACCAGGGCCGCCGCCTTCGGTTTCACCAACCTGGCGGCCGACGGGATCTGGCTGCAGATGATCCAGTATTACGGCCAGCATTCTCTGAGCGACCGGGAATACAAGTACCTGGGGCATATGTTCGATCTGCTGACCTACCTGGCGCCGCAATTCACAAAGGCCTACAACTTCGGGGCGCTGTTATTGGTAAGCGATGCCCGCGATCCGGCCGGAGCGTTAAAGTTATTGGATAAAGGGATATCTTTGAACCCGGAGGAATGGTCGATACCTTTTACCAAAGGGTTCATCAATTACATTTTTTTGGGCGATTACCGGGAGGCCGGCCGGTGGTTCACCATCTCCTCCCGCCTATCCGGCGCCCCGGAGATGGCCGGGCGTTTCGCCGCCTTCGCTATGAAAAAAGGCGGAGATATCAACACCTCCCGGGAACTGTGGATGGAGATCTACAACAAGAGCCGGAACCAGACCGAAAAAGAAATAGCCAAGATGTATATAGATGAGATCGACCGGCAGCTGATCATCGAGAAGCTCAACGGGGTCATCTCGGCCTACCATGCGCAAAAAGGCGAATGGCCGGGCGGGCTGCAGCAACTGGTGTCGGGCGGATATCTGAGGTATGTTCCCGCCGATCCCTTGGGAGGTAAATTCATATTGAACCGGGGGCGGGATAAGGTGATCGCCATAGGCGGCAGGAATAAGAAAAATAAGGTTGAATAGTTTTTAGTTATGTAATATCATTACCGGAATAAAACTTGATCAGGAAAGATCCAATCCGCAGATTACGCAGATGAACGCAGATAGATATAAAAGAAGGGATACTGATAAAAGGGATTTAGAGACCTATGCAATAATTGGTGCCGCAATGAATGTTCACAAAGAACTGGGGCAGGGGTTTTTAGAACCGGTTTATCAGGAAGCTTTGGCCATTGAAATGAAAAGGCTTGATATCCCTTTTCAACGTGAATGCACCATTCAGATATTTTACAAGGGCCAGAAAATGG contains the following coding sequences:
- a CDS encoding NADH:ubiquinone oxidoreductase, which produces MNADRYKRRDTDKRDLETYAIIGAAMNVHKELGQGFLEPVYQEALAIEMKRLDIPFQRECTIQIFYKGQKMDAFYRADFICFGSIITEVKALSTMSGTEEAQVINYLKATGLKKSLLLNFGKPRLDYKRLILTK